The Listeria monocytogenes genome window below encodes:
- the mutM gene encoding DNA-formamidopyrimidine glycosylase has product MPEMPEVENVRATLQELVPGKKIDQVIVHVPKMIVSTPPDEFVHMLVGQEIEGVRRRGKFLLFDLTNCTILSHLRMEGKFRLMDEKEEVSKHTHIIFHFEDHTELRFLDVRKFGTMEVTNKYGEGETRSIKKLGPEPLTPAFTLTDFATGVKKTSRAIKTALLDQKLVAGVGNIYADEICFEAKVRPERAANSLSDKEIKRIFEATKRIMTEAVALGGSTVRTYVNSQGKLGQYQDKLKVYGKTDEPCVVCGTPIEKIKLNGRGTHFCPNCQK; this is encoded by the coding sequence ATGCCAGAAATGCCGGAAGTAGAAAATGTCCGCGCAACATTACAAGAACTAGTCCCAGGTAAAAAAATAGATCAAGTAATTGTTCATGTCCCAAAAATGATTGTCTCAACACCACCCGATGAGTTTGTGCATATGCTTGTCGGGCAAGAAATAGAGGGTGTACGGCGCCGCGGGAAATTCTTGCTTTTTGATTTAACCAACTGTACGATTTTATCGCATTTACGAATGGAAGGTAAATTTCGGTTAATGGATGAAAAGGAAGAGGTTAGTAAGCATACACATATTATTTTTCATTTTGAGGATCACACGGAATTGCGCTTTTTAGATGTGCGAAAATTCGGCACGATGGAAGTAACGAATAAATACGGTGAGGGTGAGACGCGGTCAATTAAAAAGCTTGGCCCAGAACCGCTGACGCCAGCTTTTACACTAACGGATTTTGCGACTGGCGTGAAAAAAACAAGCCGTGCCATCAAAACAGCTTTACTTGATCAAAAGTTAGTAGCTGGGGTTGGAAATATTTATGCGGATGAAATTTGCTTTGAAGCAAAAGTACGTCCAGAAAGAGCGGCTAACTCACTTTCAGACAAAGAAATCAAACGCATTTTTGAAGCGACAAAAAGGATTATGACTGAAGCTGTAGCACTTGGTGGCTCCACTGTCAGAACCTATGTGAATTCGCAAGGTAAGCTTGGACAATATCAAGATAAATTAAAAGTATACGGCAAAACAGACGAACCATGTGTTGTTTGCGGAACGCCGATTGAAAAAATCAAATTAAATGGACGCGGGACACATTTTTGCCCGAATTGCCAAAAATAG
- the polA gene encoding DNA polymerase I — MNKLVLIDGNSIANRAFYALPLLNNDKGVYTNAVYGFAMMLMNVLEKEKPSHVLVAFDAGKTTFRHTTFKGYKGGRQKTPSELSEQFPFIRELLTAYDIPQYELANYEADDIIGTLTKKAEADGMEVAIITGDRDLTQLASGKTTVYITKKGIADMETNTPETLKEKYNLTPEQIIDMKGLMGDSSDNIPGIPGVGEKTALKLLHEFGGTVESVLEHAEEISGKKLKEKVLENKELAILSKELATINVDSPIECTVESTKYDGYQTEKVIPLLKEMNFTTLLKNIEGDTPEEAKELKELSFEIVTELKEKHFGGKTALYVELENDNYHTANFIGLTVHSSQGTYFFTKETAENSEAFREWVESEQTKVVYDAKKTMVAMNRIGLAISGITFDIMLASYLLNPSDSIDDFTSVAVRHDYTEVETDEAVYGKGAKRSTPEESIVATHLARKAVAIADLEKRLVADLEENEQLALMEDLELPLTFVLAEMEMQGVSVDIERLENMKVELAGRLKTLEESIHSLAGEEFNINSPKQLGVILFEKLGLPAVKKTKTGYSTAADVLESLSGKHAIIDEILLYRQLGKIQSTYIEGLLKVTDKETHKVHTRFNQTLTQTGRLSSVDPNLQNIPIRLEEGRKIRQVFVPSKPGWKMFSADYSQVELRVLAHISEDENLIYAFKHDYDIHTKTAMDVFHVEQDEVDSLMRRQAKAVNFGIVYGISDYGLSQNLGITRKEAKDFIDRYFVSYPAVKEYMQDIVRFAKEKGYVETILHRRRYIPEIVSRNFNVRGFAERTAMNTPIQGSAADIIKKAMILMSERLVSEKLEAKLLLQVHDELIFEAPEAEIAKLEEIVPDVMENAVELSVPLKVDSAFGDTWYDAK; from the coding sequence GTGAATAAATTAGTATTAATTGATGGAAATAGTATTGCGAATCGTGCTTTTTATGCATTACCACTTTTAAATAATGACAAAGGTGTTTATACAAATGCGGTATATGGTTTTGCAATGATGTTGATGAATGTACTCGAAAAAGAAAAACCTAGCCATGTGCTCGTTGCATTTGATGCTGGAAAAACAACTTTTAGACATACCACATTTAAAGGTTATAAAGGCGGACGCCAAAAAACACCAAGTGAGTTATCTGAACAATTTCCATTCATCCGAGAACTTTTAACGGCGTATGATATCCCGCAATATGAACTTGCCAATTACGAGGCAGACGATATTATCGGAACATTGACGAAAAAAGCGGAAGCAGATGGCATGGAAGTTGCTATTATTACCGGAGACCGCGATTTAACACAATTAGCTTCTGGAAAAACAACGGTTTATATTACTAAAAAAGGTATAGCTGATATGGAAACCAATACACCAGAAACACTAAAAGAAAAATACAATCTAACACCTGAACAAATCATTGACATGAAAGGTTTAATGGGTGATTCCTCCGACAATATTCCTGGTATTCCAGGGGTTGGTGAAAAAACTGCCTTAAAACTGTTACATGAATTTGGTGGAACGGTGGAAAGTGTGTTAGAACATGCCGAAGAAATTTCCGGTAAAAAACTAAAAGAAAAAGTATTGGAAAATAAAGAATTAGCCATTCTAAGCAAAGAACTAGCTACAATCAATGTGGATTCACCGATTGAATGCACAGTCGAAAGCACGAAATATGATGGTTATCAAACAGAAAAAGTTATCCCTTTATTAAAAGAAATGAATTTTACAACACTTTTGAAGAATATTGAGGGAGATACACCGGAAGAAGCAAAAGAATTAAAAGAACTATCTTTTGAAATCGTAACAGAATTAAAAGAAAAACATTTTGGTGGGAAAACTGCGCTTTATGTGGAGTTAGAAAATGATAATTATCATACAGCTAATTTCATTGGATTAACAGTACATTCTAGCCAAGGGACGTATTTCTTTACAAAAGAAACTGCTGAAAATAGCGAGGCGTTCCGTGAATGGGTAGAAAGTGAACAAACAAAAGTAGTATATGATGCGAAGAAAACTATGGTTGCAATGAACCGCATTGGTTTGGCAATTTCTGGTATCACATTTGATATCATGTTAGCATCTTACTTGTTAAATCCATCTGACTCGATTGACGACTTTACAAGTGTTGCAGTAAGACATGATTATACAGAAGTCGAAACGGATGAAGCAGTCTACGGAAAAGGGGCCAAACGTAGCACGCCAGAAGAAAGTATTGTGGCAACACACTTAGCGAGAAAAGCGGTGGCCATTGCTGACTTAGAGAAAAGACTGGTTGCTGATTTAGAGGAAAATGAACAATTAGCCTTGATGGAAGATTTAGAGTTGCCACTAACTTTTGTATTAGCAGAAATGGAAATGCAGGGGGTTAGTGTAGATATAGAACGTCTGGAGAATATGAAAGTGGAGCTAGCGGGTAGACTAAAAACATTGGAAGAGTCGATCCATTCTCTAGCCGGCGAAGAATTCAATATAAATTCACCGAAACAACTAGGTGTGATCTTATTTGAAAAGCTTGGTCTCCCAGCAGTCAAGAAAACAAAAACAGGTTATTCAACAGCCGCGGATGTACTGGAAAGTTTATCTGGTAAACACGCGATTATTGATGAAATTTTATTATACCGTCAACTTGGTAAAATTCAGTCCACTTATATCGAGGGGCTGCTTAAAGTGACAGATAAAGAAACACATAAAGTGCACACGCGTTTCAACCAAACATTAACGCAAACAGGACGCTTAAGTTCAGTTGATCCGAACTTGCAAAATATCCCTATTCGTTTAGAAGAAGGACGGAAAATCAGACAAGTTTTCGTACCGAGTAAACCAGGTTGGAAAATGTTTTCAGCCGATTACTCTCAAGTAGAGCTGAGGGTTTTAGCACATATTTCAGAAGATGAAAATTTAATTTATGCATTTAAACACGATTATGATATCCATACAAAAACAGCAATGGACGTGTTTCATGTGGAGCAAGACGAAGTGGATTCACTAATGCGTCGTCAAGCTAAAGCGGTAAACTTTGGTATTGTATATGGAATTAGTGATTATGGGCTTTCGCAAAACCTTGGTATAACACGTAAAGAAGCAAAAGACTTTATTGATCGTTATTTTGTGAGCTATCCAGCCGTAAAAGAATATATGCAAGATATCGTTCGTTTTGCGAAAGAAAAAGGCTATGTAGAGACCATTCTACATCGTCGTCGTTATATTCCAGAGATTGTTAGTCGTAATTTTAATGTTCGTGGATTTGCAGAAAGAACGGCGATGAACACGCCAATTCAAGGTAGTGCTGCTGATATTATCAAAAAAGCGATGATTCTCATGAGCGAGCGTTTAGTATCTGAAAAATTAGAAGCCAAATTATTACTTCAAGTGCACGATGAATTAATCTTCGAAGCGCCTGAAGCCGAAATAGCTAAATTAGAAGAAATTGTACCAGATGTTATGGAAAATGCTGTAGAGCTTTCCGTGCCGCTTAAAGTAGATAGCGCCTTTGGTGACACTTGGTACGATGCGAAATAA
- the icd gene encoding NADP-dependent isocitrate dehydrogenase, protein MSQKIQVENGVLKTPNKPVIPFIEGDGTGPDIWAAAKRVLDAAVKKAYNGEKEIAWKEVLAGEKAFKQTGEWLPQATLDTIDEYLIAIKGPLTTPIGGGIRSLNVALRQELDLYVCLRPVRYFKGVPSPVKRPEDTDMVIFRENTEDIYAGIEFKEGSVESKKLIDFLKSEFGVDKIRFPETSGIGIKPISKEGTERLVRSAIEYTIKEGRKSLTLVHKGNIMKFTEGAFKNWGYDLCEREYGDKVFTWNEYDRIKEAEGADVADARQKEALAAGKILVKDSIADIFLQQILTRPAEFDVVATMNLNGDYISDALAAQVGGIGIAPGANINYLTGHAIFEATHGTAPKYAGLDKVNPSSVILSGTLLLEHIGWGEAAALINQSMEKTIAAKTVTYDFARLMDGATEVKCSEFADELIKNF, encoded by the coding sequence ATGAGTCAAAAAATTCAAGTAGAAAACGGTGTACTCAAAACACCAAACAAACCAGTCATTCCTTTTATTGAAGGGGACGGCACTGGTCCAGACATTTGGGCAGCAGCAAAACGCGTTTTAGATGCTGCGGTAAAAAAAGCGTACAATGGCGAAAAAGAAATTGCTTGGAAAGAAGTATTAGCTGGCGAAAAAGCATTTAAACAAACAGGAGAATGGTTACCACAAGCGACTTTAGATACAATTGATGAATATTTGATTGCTATTAAAGGACCACTTACAACTCCAATTGGTGGAGGTATCCGTTCACTAAACGTTGCCCTGCGCCAAGAGTTAGATTTATATGTTTGTTTACGTCCAGTACGTTATTTCAAAGGTGTTCCTTCACCGGTGAAACGTCCAGAAGACACAGACATGGTCATCTTCCGTGAGAACACAGAAGATATTTATGCTGGGATTGAATTTAAAGAAGGTAGTGTAGAATCGAAAAAACTAATCGACTTCTTAAAATCTGAATTTGGCGTTGACAAAATCCGTTTCCCGGAAACTTCTGGTATTGGTATTAAGCCAATTTCGAAAGAAGGAACAGAGCGTTTAGTACGTTCGGCGATTGAATATACGATTAAAGAAGGTCGTAAATCATTAACACTCGTACACAAAGGGAATATCATGAAGTTCACAGAAGGAGCTTTCAAAAATTGGGGCTATGACTTATGTGAACGTGAATATGGCGATAAAGTATTTACTTGGAATGAGTATGATCGCATTAAAGAAGCAGAAGGTGCAGATGTTGCTGACGCGAGACAAAAAGAAGCACTTGCTGCTGGGAAAATTTTAGTCAAAGATTCGATTGCGGACATTTTCTTACAACAAATCTTAACTCGTCCGGCCGAATTTGATGTAGTTGCAACAATGAACTTGAATGGAGATTACATTTCTGATGCACTTGCTGCTCAAGTAGGTGGAATCGGTATTGCTCCAGGTGCGAATATTAACTACTTAACTGGTCATGCAATTTTTGAAGCTACACATGGTACTGCACCGAAATATGCAGGTCTTGATAAAGTGAATCCTTCATCGGTTATTTTATCTGGCACACTTCTGCTTGAACATATTGGTTGGGGTGAGGCGGCAGCATTAATTAATCAGTCAATGGAAAAAACCATCGCTGCGAAAACGGTAACTTATGATTTCGCTCGATTAATGGATGGTGCAACTGAAGTTAAATGTTCGGAATTTGCGGATGAATTGATAAAAAATTTCTAA
- the citZ gene encoding citrate synthase encodes MTLSKGLENVYVAETSISSIIDDMLTYVGYGIDDLMENNASFEEVIYLLWHLRLPNKEEFKKFKREIQENMAVSETIITSLRMQNHQKLHPMSVLRTTVSMLGVFDTEAELDDGEAVYRKGLRLQAKMPTIVAAFSRIRRGLDPIPPREDLNMAANFLYMITGEEADALSVEAMNKALVLHADHEFNASTFTARVCVATLSDVYSGVTAAIGALKGPLHGGANERVFDMLEEIDQAGDVRNYIQEKIDTKQKIMGFGHRVYRGGDPRAQHLREMSRKLTAEKGEEKWFDISLQVEEAVWELKHLKPNVDFYSASVYHALGIDRDLFTLVFSVSRVSGWLAHIFEQYRDNRLIRPRAIYVGPENRSYLPVEERI; translated from the coding sequence ATGACGTTATCTAAAGGCTTAGAAAATGTATATGTTGCTGAAACTTCCATTAGCTCTATCATTGATGATATGTTAACTTATGTTGGTTATGGTATTGACGATTTAATGGAAAATAACGCTTCTTTTGAAGAAGTGATTTACTTATTATGGCATTTGCGTTTGCCGAATAAAGAAGAATTTAAAAAATTTAAACGAGAAATCCAAGAAAATATGGCAGTGTCTGAAACAATCATTACGAGCTTAAGAATGCAAAATCACCAAAAATTACATCCGATGAGTGTCTTAAGAACTACCGTCTCCATGCTTGGTGTATTTGATACCGAAGCTGAGTTAGACGACGGGGAGGCAGTTTACCGTAAAGGTTTGCGACTTCAAGCAAAAATGCCAACTATTGTTGCCGCTTTTTCCAGAATTCGTCGCGGACTTGATCCAATTCCACCTAGAGAAGATTTAAATATGGCAGCGAATTTCCTTTACATGATTACAGGAGAAGAAGCGGATGCGTTGTCGGTAGAAGCGATGAATAAAGCGCTTGTACTGCACGCTGATCACGAATTTAATGCTTCTACTTTTACCGCACGGGTTTGTGTGGCAACGCTTTCGGATGTTTATTCCGGCGTAACAGCTGCAATCGGTGCGCTGAAAGGCCCACTTCACGGTGGTGCGAATGAACGCGTATTTGATATGTTAGAAGAAATTGACCAAGCTGGTGATGTGCGTAATTACATTCAAGAAAAAATTGATACGAAACAAAAAATTATGGGATTTGGTCACCGTGTTTATCGCGGCGGAGATCCTCGCGCACAACATTTGCGTGAAATGTCTAGAAAGTTAACTGCCGAAAAAGGCGAAGAGAAATGGTTTGATATTTCGCTGCAAGTAGAAGAAGCTGTTTGGGAATTAAAACATTTAAAACCAAATGTCGATTTCTATTCTGCTTCCGTTTATCATGCGCTTGGCATTGACCGCGACTTGTTTACTCTTGTGTTTTCTGTGAGTCGTGTATCTGGTTGGTTAGCGCACATTTTTGAACAATATCGTGATAATCGTCTTATTCGTCCGCGTGCTATCTACGTTGGACCTGAAAATAGAAGTTATTTACCTGTAGAAGAACGAATTTAA
- a CDS encoding DUF441 domain-containing protein yields the protein MFTESMLFLLLFLLLGLIAKNNSLIIAVAVVILLKLFHVDGKAMEMIQAKGINWGVTIITVAILIPIATGQIGFKDLIDSFKSAAGWIGLGAGIAVSILAKKGVGYMAVDPQVTVSLVFGTILAVVLFRGIAAGPVIAAGIAYMAMQLVAFIK from the coding sequence ATGTTTACGGAAAGTATGTTGTTTTTACTTCTTTTTTTACTTCTCGGACTTATAGCAAAAAATAATTCGCTTATCATTGCTGTAGCTGTCGTTATTTTGTTGAAGTTATTTCACGTCGATGGCAAAGCGATGGAAATGATTCAAGCAAAAGGGATAAATTGGGGTGTAACGATTATTACGGTTGCTATCTTAATTCCAATCGCAACTGGTCAAATCGGTTTTAAAGATTTAATTGATTCTTTCAAATCGGCAGCTGGCTGGATTGGCCTTGGTGCTGGAATTGCCGTTTCAATCTTAGCGAAAAAAGGTGTAGGCTATATGGCCGTTGATCCACAAGTGACTGTCTCACTAGTATTCGGAACCATTTTAGCAGTGGTGCTTTTTAGAGGTATAGCGGCTGGCCCAGTCATTGCAGCTGGTATTGCGTACATGGCGATGCAGTTAGTTGCATTCATAAAATAA
- a CDS encoding FxsA family protein, translating to MRKFILYWALYGLMELIMYVWLFQVIGFWPLLFIQIASSAFGIFIFKRLGGNLFRNLRDGRTVAPYLLDSLCFFIAGFLLIIPGVITTILGLLIFIPFSRKLLKPKLTKWLANQKKHTQYYYFDM from the coding sequence ATGAGGAAATTTATTCTTTATTGGGCTTTATACGGCTTAATGGAGTTAATTATGTACGTTTGGTTATTCCAAGTAATTGGCTTTTGGCCACTACTTTTTATTCAGATAGCTTCAAGTGCTTTTGGTATTTTTATTTTCAAGCGACTTGGTGGCAATCTTTTTCGAAATTTACGAGATGGTCGTACTGTAGCCCCATATTTGTTGGATAGTTTGTGCTTTTTTATCGCTGGATTTTTATTAATTATTCCAGGTGTTATAACAACTATACTTGGACTACTCATTTTTATTCCATTTTCTCGCAAACTATTAAAACCCAAATTAACCAAATGGCTTGCAAATCAAAAGAAACATACGCAATATTATTATTTTGATATGTAA
- the pyk gene encoding pyruvate kinase gives MKKTKIVCTIGPASESVDTLVQLIEAGMNVARLNFSHGDFEEHGARIVNIREASKKTGKQVAILLDTKGPEIRTNDMVGGKLEFQTGDVVRVSMTPVEGTKEKFSVTYGELYDDVEIGSSILLDDGLIGLEVIEKDEANRELVTKVLNPGVLKNKKGVNVPNVSINLPGITEKDAADIRFGLEQGIDFIAASFVRRATDVLEITKILEEHNATHVQIIPKIENQEGVDNIDEILQVSQGLMVARGDLGVEIPAEEVPIVQKELIRKCNKLGKPVITATQMLDSMQRNPRPTRAEASDVANAIFDGTDAIMLSGETAAGDYPVEAVKMMAKIAVRTEEVLVAQDKFALKLHENTDMTEAIGQAVGHTAKNLNVQTIVAATQSGHTARMISKYRPKSHIVAVTFNEHVYRGLALSWGVYPRLATPVSNTDEMFDLAVKESLASGVAKQGDLIIITAGVPVTESGTTNVMKIQLIGEKVVKGQGIGSKSVIGKAIVAKSNAEALEKAEEGGILIVKTTDKEMLPAFEKSAAVVVEEGGLTSHAAVVGINLGIPVIVGAKDATSLVKDGEIITVDSRQGVVYNGKTATH, from the coding sequence ATGAAAAAAACGAAAATTGTTTGTACAATTGGTCCTGCAAGTGAGTCAGTTGACACTTTAGTTCAGTTGATCGAAGCAGGAATGAACGTAGCACGTCTTAATTTCTCTCACGGAGACTTTGAAGAGCACGGTGCGCGTATTGTAAATATCCGTGAAGCATCGAAAAAAACTGGCAAACAAGTGGCTATCTTACTTGATACAAAAGGTCCAGAAATCCGTACAAACGACATGGTTGGCGGAAAATTAGAATTCCAAACAGGTGATGTTGTACGTGTTTCTATGACTCCTGTTGAAGGAACAAAAGAAAAATTCTCCGTAACTTACGGCGAACTTTACGATGACGTAGAAATCGGTTCTTCCATTTTACTTGATGACGGTTTAATCGGTCTTGAAGTAATCGAAAAAGACGAAGCTAATCGCGAACTAGTAACAAAAGTACTTAACCCAGGTGTACTTAAAAATAAAAAAGGTGTTAACGTACCAAACGTTTCTATCAACCTACCAGGAATCACAGAAAAAGATGCTGCTGATATCCGCTTCGGTTTAGAACAAGGTATTGACTTTATCGCTGCATCTTTCGTACGTCGTGCTACAGATGTTCTTGAAATTACTAAAATTCTAGAAGAGCATAACGCAACTCACGTACAAATCATTCCTAAAATCGAAAACCAAGAGGGCGTTGACAACATCGACGAAATCTTACAAGTATCTCAAGGCCTAATGGTTGCTCGTGGTGACCTTGGTGTTGAAATTCCAGCTGAAGAAGTTCCGATTGTACAAAAAGAACTTATCAGAAAATGTAATAAACTTGGTAAACCTGTTATTACTGCAACACAAATGCTTGATTCCATGCAACGTAACCCACGTCCAACTCGTGCGGAAGCAAGTGACGTAGCGAATGCGATTTTTGATGGAACAGATGCAATTATGTTATCCGGTGAAACAGCTGCTGGGGATTATCCAGTAGAAGCAGTTAAAATGATGGCGAAAATCGCTGTTCGTACAGAAGAAGTATTAGTTGCTCAAGATAAATTTGCACTTAAACTTCACGAAAATACGGATATGACAGAGGCTATCGGTCAAGCAGTTGGCCATACTGCGAAAAACCTAAATGTACAAACTATCGTTGCTGCGACTCAAAGTGGTCACACAGCACGTATGATTTCTAAATACCGTCCAAAATCTCATATCGTTGCTGTAACATTCAACGAGCATGTATACCGCGGCTTAGCACTTTCATGGGGTGTTTATCCTCGTCTAGCTACTCCGGTTAGCAACACAGATGAAATGTTCGACCTTGCAGTGAAAGAATCTCTTGCTTCTGGCGTTGCGAAACAAGGCGATTTGATCATCATTACAGCTGGTGTTCCAGTTACTGAAAGTGGAACAACAAACGTAATGAAAATCCAATTAATTGGTGAAAAAGTTGTTAAAGGCCAAGGTATTGGTAGCAAATCTGTTATCGGTAAAGCAATCGTTGCTAAATCCAATGCAGAAGCACTTGAAAAAGCAGAAGAAGGCGGAATCTTAATCGTTAAAACAACGGATAAAGAAATGCTACCTGCATTCGAGAAAAGTGCAGCAGTTGTTGTGGAAGAAGGCGGTTTAACTAGCCACGCAGCAGTTGTAGGAATCAACCTTGGCATTCCTGTCATCGTTGGCGCTAAAGATGCAACATCTCTTGTAAAAGACGGTGAAATCATTACTGTTGATTCTCGTCAAGGCGTTGTTTATAACGGCAAAACAGCAACACATTAA
- the pfkA gene encoding 6-phosphofructokinase → MKRIAILTSGGDAPGMNAATRAVVRKAIYEGLEVYGINYGFLGLVNGDIRKLELGSVGDLLHRGGTFLYSARYPEFATEEGQLKGIEQLKKHQIDGLVVIGGDGSYHGAEALTKRGFPTIGIPGTIDNDISGTDFTIGFDTALNTVLDALDKIRDTATSHERTFIIEVMGRDAGDIALWSGLAGGAEAIIVPEESFNMDDVVDRLNKGRERGKKHSIIVVAEGVMSGNEFAKQLAEYGDYHARVTVLGHVQRGGSPTAFDRVLASRLGARSVELLLENRGGLAVGIRENRIVENDISEVLKEKHTLDQKLFDLASILSI, encoded by the coding sequence ATGAAACGAATTGCAATTTTAACAAGTGGAGGAGACGCTCCAGGAATGAATGCAGCCACTCGTGCTGTTGTACGGAAAGCAATCTATGAAGGACTTGAAGTTTACGGTATTAACTATGGCTTTTTAGGGCTAGTCAATGGCGATATTCGTAAACTAGAATTAGGTTCTGTTGGTGATTTACTTCACCGCGGAGGTACATTCCTTTATTCCGCAAGATATCCTGAATTCGCTACAGAAGAAGGACAACTTAAAGGAATTGAACAATTGAAAAAACATCAAATCGATGGCCTAGTTGTTATCGGTGGAGATGGTTCTTATCACGGAGCAGAAGCACTTACAAAACGTGGATTCCCAACTATTGGTATCCCAGGAACAATTGATAATGATATTTCTGGAACTGATTTTACTATTGGTTTTGATACTGCGTTAAATACTGTTCTTGATGCACTTGATAAAATCCGCGATACAGCTACAAGCCATGAACGTACTTTCATTATTGAAGTTATGGGTCGTGACGCTGGCGATATCGCTCTTTGGTCTGGACTTGCTGGTGGCGCTGAAGCTATCATCGTTCCAGAAGAAAGCTTTAATATGGATGATGTCGTGGATCGTTTGAACAAAGGTCGTGAACGCGGTAAAAAACATAGCATCATCGTCGTTGCTGAAGGTGTAATGTCTGGTAATGAATTTGCTAAACAATTAGCTGAGTATGGTGATTATCATGCACGTGTAACTGTTCTTGGACACGTTCAACGTGGTGGTAGCCCAACTGCATTTGACCGTGTGCTTGCAAGCCGTCTTGGTGCGCGTTCAGTAGAATTATTGTTAGAAAACCGCGGAGGATTAGCTGTAGGAATCCGTGAAAATAGAATTGTCGAAAATGACATTAGTGAAGTTTTAAAAGAAAAACACACACTGGATCAAAAATTATTTGATTTAGCATCTATTTTGTCGATTTAA
- a CDS encoding acetyl-CoA carboxylase carboxyltransferase subunit alpha — protein MANEMEFEKPILELKSKIADLKEYNETSDVDLTNEIEKLEKRLAKLESSIYSNMTAWDKFQVARHPERPTTLDYISLLFEDFMELHGDRAFGDDAAIVGGIATFHGIPVTVIGHQRGKDTKDNLHRNFGMPHPEGFRKALRLMKQADKFGRPIICFIDTKGAYPGRAAEERGQSEAIARNLYEMSDMKVPIISIVIGEGGSGGALALGVGNQIFMLENAVFSVISPEGAAAILWKDASQAKKAAESMRITAGDLFELGITDGIIPEVKGGAHRDLNAQAEEINKTITKSLHALMAFSEEQLIEQRYEKFKKIGVYDTL, from the coding sequence ATGGCGAATGAGATGGAATTTGAGAAACCCATTTTAGAATTAAAAAGCAAAATTGCGGACTTAAAAGAATACAATGAAACTTCTGATGTGGATTTGACCAATGAAATCGAAAAGCTAGAAAAACGCTTAGCTAAGTTAGAATCAAGTATTTATAGCAATATGACTGCTTGGGATAAATTTCAAGTAGCCCGCCATCCAGAGAGACCTACGACACTTGATTATATTTCACTTTTATTTGAAGACTTCATGGAACTTCATGGGGATCGTGCTTTTGGTGACGATGCTGCAATTGTTGGCGGTATCGCAACTTTCCACGGCATCCCAGTGACAGTTATCGGTCACCAACGAGGTAAAGATACAAAAGATAATCTGCATCGTAATTTTGGTATGCCTCATCCAGAAGGTTTCCGTAAAGCGCTACGATTGATGAAACAAGCAGATAAATTTGGTCGACCAATTATTTGCTTCATTGATACGAAAGGTGCCTATCCAGGTCGTGCTGCTGAAGAACGAGGTCAAAGTGAAGCCATTGCTAGAAACCTTTATGAAATGAGCGATATGAAAGTCCCAATTATTTCTATTGTCATCGGTGAAGGCGGAAGTGGTGGAGCACTCGCTCTTGGTGTTGGAAATCAAATTTTCATGCTTGAAAATGCGGTTTTCTCTGTTATTTCACCAGAAGGAGCAGCAGCTATTTTATGGAAAGATGCCAGTCAAGCGAAGAAAGCAGCGGAGTCTATGCGAATTACAGCTGGAGATTTGTTCGAACTTGGCATTACAGATGGAATTATTCCAGAAGTAAAAGGTGGTGCGCACCGAGATTTAAATGCGCAAGCCGAAGAAATTAACAAAACTATCACGAAGTCTTTACATGCACTAATGGCATTTTCTGAAGAACAATTGATAGAACAACGTTATGAAAAATTCAAGAAAATCGGTGTATATGATACTTTATAA